A region of Rhodanobacteraceae bacterium DNA encodes the following proteins:
- a CDS encoding putative hydrolase — protein sequence MTNTYADVFFPSADGRLQLYARDYAGAGPCLLMLHGLTRNSADFAELAEHFAGRYRVVVPDQRGRGRSQYDPDPAKYTPATYCGDMLGLIARLKLERPVLLGTSMGGLMAMIMGAMAPAAYRGIVLNDVGPVVDAAGIARISGYVGNTAEVTDWAGAAAYSKATNGSAFPHYSDADWDKFAHRLFREDANGVPRLAYDPAIAAGLAGADPSAVPPDLWPMWGALATVPILAIRGECSDILNAATLAEMGKRHPGMKTAVVAGVGHAPMLDEPEAVEAIERFVGEVCGGA from the coding sequence ATGACCAATACGTATGCGGATGTCTTTTTCCCCAGCGCGGACGGACGCCTGCAGCTTTACGCCCGCGATTACGCCGGCGCCGGGCCGTGTCTGTTGATGCTGCACGGCCTCACCCGCAACAGCGCCGATTTCGCGGAACTCGCGGAACATTTCGCCGGCCGCTATCGCGTGGTCGTTCCCGACCAACGCGGACGTGGCCGTTCGCAATACGACCCCGATCCGGCCAAGTACACGCCTGCCACTTATTGCGGCGACATGCTGGGACTGATCGCTCGCCTGAAATTGGAGCGGCCGGTGCTGCTCGGCACCTCGATGGGCGGCCTGATGGCGATGATCATGGGCGCGATGGCGCCGGCGGCGTATCGCGGCATCGTGCTCAACGATGTCGGGCCGGTGGTCGATGCCGCCGGCATCGCGCGCATTTCGGGTTACGTCGGCAACACGGCCGAGGTCACGGATTGGGCGGGTGCGGCGGCGTATTCCAAGGCGACCAACGGGTCGGCATTTCCGCATTACAGCGACGCGGACTGGGACAAATTCGCGCACCGGCTGTTTCGCGAAGATGCGAACGGCGTGCCGCGCCTTGCCTACGATCCCGCCATCGCGGCGGGGCTTGCGGGGGCAGATCCCAGCGCGGTGCCGCCTGACCTCTGGCCGATGTGGGGCGCACTGGCGACGGTGCCGATCCTGGCCATCCGCGGCGAGTGTTCCGACATCCTCAACGCTGCAACGCTGGCAGAAATGGGCAAGCGCCATCCGGGGATGAAAACTGCCGTCGTCGCCGGCGTGGGCCACGCACCCATGCTCGATGAGCCGGAAGCCGTCGAGGCGATCGAGCGCTTCGTCGGCGAGGTCTGCGGCGGGGCCTGA
- a CDS encoding GTP-binding protein TypA/BipA — protein MSVQNLRNIAIVAHVDHGKTTLVDQLLKQSGTLSERAAVPDRVMDSNDLERERGITILSKNTAIRWTDPRGEQWRINIVDTPGHADFGGEVERVLSMVDSVLILVDAMDGPMPQTRFVTQKAFQMGFKPIVVVNKVDRPGARPDWVVNQTFDLFDRLGASEEQLDFPIVYASALHGYAGLEPDVRSGDMTPLFEAITRHVQPPQVDLDGPFQMRVSSLDYSSYVGVIGVGRIQRGSVRSNMPVAIIDRDGKRRNGKVLQVLGFMGLERREVAEAQAGDIIALSGIEDLSISDTICDPSAVEALPALTVDEPTISMTFQVNNSPFAGNKDLSGGKFLTSRQIRERLTRETLHNVALKVEDTADPDKFKVSGRGELHLSILIETMRREGYELAVSRPEVIVREIDGVLQEPYEQLVVDLEEPYQGGVMEKLGTRRAQLKNMEPDGKGRVRLEYMIPARGLIGFQTEFRTLTAGTGLMFHVFDHYGPKSEGIIGKRANGVMISNGTGPAPAYALYGLQDRGRMLIDAGVQIYEGQLVGIHAKDNDLTVNALRAKQLTNIRAAGKDDALTLTPPVKLSLEQALEFIDDDELVEVTPRQIRLRKKHLTENDRKRASRQAA, from the coding sequence ATGTCCGTCCAGAACCTCCGCAACATCGCGATCGTCGCCCATGTCGATCACGGCAAGACCACGCTCGTCGATCAGCTGCTGAAGCAATCCGGCACCCTGTCGGAGCGCGCGGCGGTGCCCGACCGCGTGATGGACAGCAACGACCTGGAACGCGAGCGCGGCATAACGATCCTGTCCAAGAACACCGCGATCCGCTGGACCGATCCGCGCGGCGAACAATGGCGCATCAACATCGTGGACACGCCCGGACACGCTGACTTCGGCGGCGAAGTCGAGCGCGTGCTGTCGATGGTCGATTCGGTGCTGATCCTGGTCGATGCGATGGACGGCCCGATGCCGCAGACGCGCTTCGTGACCCAGAAAGCCTTCCAGATGGGCTTCAAGCCGATCGTGGTGGTCAACAAGGTCGATCGCCCCGGCGCGCGGCCGGACTGGGTGGTCAACCAGACCTTCGACCTGTTCGACCGCCTCGGCGCCAGCGAGGAACAGCTCGATTTCCCGATCGTGTATGCCTCGGCGCTGCACGGTTACGCGGGGCTGGAACCCGACGTGCGTTCAGGCGACATGACGCCGCTGTTCGAGGCGATCACCAGGCACGTACAACCGCCGCAGGTCGATCTCGACGGCCCGTTCCAGATGCGCGTCTCGTCGCTCGATTACTCCAGCTACGTCGGCGTGATCGGCGTCGGCCGCATCCAGCGCGGCAGCGTGCGCAGCAACATGCCGGTCGCGATCATCGACCGCGACGGCAAGCGCCGCAACGGCAAGGTCTTGCAGGTGCTGGGCTTCATGGGCCTGGAACGCCGCGAAGTTGCCGAAGCGCAGGCCGGCGACATCATCGCGCTGTCCGGCATCGAAGACTTGAGCATCTCCGACACCATCTGCGATCCGTCGGCCGTGGAAGCGCTGCCCGCGCTGACCGTGGACGAGCCGACCATCAGCATGACCTTCCAGGTCAACAACTCGCCGTTCGCCGGCAACAAGGATCTGTCGGGCGGCAAGTTCCTCACTTCGCGCCAGATCCGCGAACGCCTGACGCGCGAGACGCTGCACAACGTCGCGCTCAAGGTAGAGGACACGGCCGATCCCGACAAGTTCAAGGTATCGGGACGCGGCGAACTGCATCTTTCGATCCTGATCGAAACCATGCGCCGCGAAGGCTACGAACTCGCGGTGTCGCGCCCGGAAGTGATCGTGCGCGAAATCGACGGCGTGCTGCAGGAACCGTACGAACAACTGGTCGTCGACCTGGAAGAGCCCTACCAGGGCGGCGTGATGGAAAAGCTCGGCACGCGCCGCGCGCAGCTCAAGAACATGGAGCCCGATGGCAAGGGCCGCGTGCGCCTCGAATACATGATTCCGGCGCGCGGGCTGATCGGTTTCCAGACCGAGTTCCGCACCCTCACCGCCGGCACTGGCCTGATGTTCCATGTGTTCGACCACTACGGCCCGAAGTCCGAAGGCATCATCGGCAAGCGCGCCAACGGCGTGATGATTTCCAACGGCACCGGCCCCGCGCCGGCCTACGCGTTGTACGGCTTGCAGGACCGCGGCCGCATGCTGATCGACGCCGGCGTGCAGATTTACGAGGGACAACTCGTCGGCATCCACGCCAAGGACAACGACCTCACGGTCAACGCATTGCGCGCGAAGCAGCTCACCAACATCCGCGCCGCGGGCAAGGACGACGCGCTGACCCTGACCCCGCCGGTGAAGCTGTCGCTGGAACAGGCGCTGGAGTTCATCGACGACGACGAACTGGTCGAAGTGACGCCCAGGCAAATCCGCCTGCGCAAGAAACACCTCACCGAGAACGACCGCAAGCGCGCGTCGCGGCAGGCGGCGTAA
- a CDS encoding Peptidyl-prolyl cis-trans isomerase → MSLTATFQTSKGRIRVRLFDDKAPVTVANFVNLAQRGYYDGLNFHRVIADFMIQGGCPHGTGTGGPGYKFEDECRADVKHDAPGKLSMANAGPGTNGSQFFITHVPTPWLDGKHTVFGEVVAADDQKVVNAIKQGDTIEKITIEGDAAPLLAAQADRVKQWNAALDAR, encoded by the coding sequence ATGAGCCTCACCGCAACCTTCCAGACTTCCAAGGGCCGGATCCGCGTGCGCCTGTTCGACGACAAGGCGCCGGTGACCGTCGCCAACTTCGTGAACCTCGCGCAGCGCGGCTATTACGACGGCCTGAACTTCCACCGCGTGATCGCGGATTTCATGATCCAGGGCGGCTGCCCGCACGGCACCGGCACCGGCGGTCCGGGTTACAAGTTCGAGGACGAGTGCCGCGCCGACGTGAAGCACGACGCGCCCGGCAAGCTGTCGATGGCCAACGCCGGCCCCGGCACCAACGGCAGCCAGTTCTTCATCACCCACGTGCCGACGCCGTGGCTGGACGGCAAGCACACGGTGTTCGGTGAAGTCGTCGCTGCGGATGACCAGAAGGTCGTGAACGCGATCAAACAGGGCGACACGATCGAGAAAATCACGATCGAAGGTGATGCCGCGCCGTTGCTGGCCGCACAGGCCGATCGTGTCAAGCAATGGAATGCAGCACTCGACGCGCGCTGA
- a CDS encoding TonB-dependent receptor encodes MRHQHTSFALGLLSAAIALGLAGNVQAAPQENGNPQSGQASQTTRQKPAEKTKELETIVVTARRRSENLEKVPIAISAFSSEDLKDMQAVDITGLQGSVPNMNIVQGRGQSNTVNIFIRGIGQPDALQTFDPGVGFYVDDVYYSRINGALMDLFDIDHVEVLRGPQGTLYGMNSTGGAVKVVTKNPTDTPEGSVAVTVGDYGRVDTQAYLSGPLNKVLSGSIAVGTFKNDGYVTDPVTGRHFNNDDTRRSAASWTSIRPTTSTASWKWITATRTPTSRWARPPRRW; translated from the coding sequence ATGCGCCACCAGCACACTTCCTTCGCGCTCGGCCTGCTGTCGGCAGCCATCGCACTCGGCCTCGCGGGCAACGTCCAGGCAGCACCGCAGGAAAACGGCAACCCGCAATCGGGCCAGGCCAGCCAGACGACGCGGCAGAAGCCAGCCGAAAAAACCAAGGAACTCGAAACGATCGTCGTCACCGCCCGCCGCCGCAGCGAGAACCTGGAAAAGGTGCCGATCGCGATCAGCGCTTTCAGCTCCGAAGACTTGAAGGACATGCAGGCCGTGGACATCACGGGCCTGCAGGGTTCGGTGCCCAACATGAACATCGTCCAGGGCCGCGGGCAGTCCAACACCGTCAACATCTTCATCCGCGGCATCGGCCAGCCCGACGCCTTGCAGACCTTCGATCCCGGCGTCGGCTTCTACGTGGATGACGTGTACTACTCGCGCATCAACGGTGCGCTGATGGATCTGTTCGACATCGACCACGTCGAGGTGTTGCGCGGGCCGCAGGGCACGCTGTACGGCATGAACTCCACCGGCGGCGCAGTCAAGGTCGTCACCAAGAACCCGACCGATACGCCGGAAGGTTCGGTGGCCGTGACCGTGGGCGACTACGGGCGCGTCGACACCCAGGCGTATTTGAGCGGGCCGTTGAACAAGGTGCTGTCCGGATCGATCGCCGTCGGCACTTTCAAGAACGACGGCTATGTCACCGACCCGGTGACCGGGCGCCACTTCAACAACGACGACACTAGGCGCTCCGCGGCAAGCTGGACTTCCATCCGTCCGACAACTTCCACGGCATCCTGGAAGTGGATTACAGCCACCAGAACACCGACCTCACGATGGGCCAGGCCACCGCGCCGCTGGTGA
- a CDS encoding Carbohydrate-selective porin, with amino-acid sequence MRFLWLIIATTCTAFVSGAVRADDAAPRPFVPQLLSAQYTFIDQHQDALRSPYSGPLSLKSDGDTEQSHTFGAYFGVPLPAHLQFYFDIEMFKGEGVSGATGVGAIVNGDVVHSGNAGLGKRAYVARRYLRWTLPLGSATHAVERGQDQLPGSEADRHIEAKLGRMTPADDFDRNRYANGARTQFMDGAFFNTLAWDYAADTRGYTNGLMLAYVSPHWTLRYGAYQMPTHANGQTLEWPLQRARGEQLQLSLRESPDSGVLRLLVYRNIARMGVYRDALAIAAATGSKPDIVTDDRDGRHKYGYALNAELPLADGGDTGLFARYGWNDGHTESFVFTEVDRDASVGAQVSGVHWHRAQDRLGIAVAMDALSRDHRDYLAAGGCGFLLCDGRLNYGHEEIAEAYYAFQPFPHFTLSPDFQFIRDPGYNRDRGPARFIGIRAHVEY; translated from the coding sequence ATGCGTTTTCTCTGGCTGATCATCGCGACAACCTGCACCGCCTTCGTGTCGGGCGCCGTTCGCGCCGACGACGCCGCGCCGCGTCCGTTCGTGCCGCAACTGCTGTCTGCGCAATACACCTTCATTGACCAGCACCAGGACGCGCTGCGCTCGCCCTATTCCGGCCCGCTCAGCCTGAAATCCGACGGCGACACCGAGCAGTCGCACACCTTCGGCGCGTATTTCGGCGTGCCGTTGCCCGCACATTTGCAATTCTATTTCGACATCGAAATGTTCAAGGGCGAAGGGGTCAGCGGCGCCACCGGCGTCGGCGCAATCGTCAACGGCGACGTGGTGCATTCCGGCAACGCGGGACTCGGCAAGCGCGCCTACGTCGCGCGGCGTTACCTGCGCTGGACCTTGCCGCTGGGCAGCGCGACACATGCCGTTGAGCGCGGCCAGGACCAGTTGCCCGGCAGCGAGGCCGATCGCCACATTGAAGCCAAGCTCGGCCGCATGACGCCCGCCGACGACTTCGACAGGAATCGTTACGCCAACGGCGCGCGCACGCAATTCATGGACGGCGCCTTCTTCAACACGCTGGCTTGGGACTACGCCGCTGACACGCGCGGCTACACCAACGGCCTGATGCTGGCGTACGTGTCGCCGCACTGGACCTTGCGCTACGGCGCGTACCAGATGCCCACGCACGCGAACGGCCAGACCCTGGAATGGCCGCTGCAGCGCGCGCGCGGCGAACAATTGCAGCTCAGCTTGCGCGAGTCGCCGGACAGCGGGGTGCTGCGGCTGCTGGTCTATCGCAACATCGCGCGGATGGGCGTGTATCGCGACGCGCTGGCCATCGCCGCAGCGACCGGCAGCAAGCCCGACATTGTCACCGACGACCGCGACGGCCGGCACAAATACGGTTACGCGCTCAACGCCGAACTGCCGCTGGCCGACGGCGGCGACACCGGACTGTTCGCGCGTTACGGCTGGAACGACGGCCACACCGAATCGTTCGTGTTCACCGAGGTGGATCGCGACGCCAGCGTCGGCGCGCAGGTTTCGGGCGTGCACTGGCATCGCGCGCAGGATCGGCTGGGCATCGCCGTCGCGATGGACGCGTTGTCACGCGACCATCGCGACTATCTTGCCGCAGGCGGCTGCGGATTCCTGCTGTGCGACGGACGGTTGAACTACGGGCACGAAGAAATCGCCGAAGCCTATTACGCGTTCCAGCCGTTCCCGCACTTCACGCTGAGCCCGGATTTCCAGTTCATCCGCGACCCCGGCTACAACCGCGACCGCGGACCGGCGCGCTTCATCGGCATCCGCGCGCACGTCGAATACTGA
- a CDS encoding 3-hydroxybutyrate dehydrogenase: protein MNATTDATNKLAGKTALVTGSTQGIGLAIARSLASANMRIAVHGLATREAGDAVAAGLKRDGAADARFFEADLLDPDQIAAMMRAVDAWGPLDVLVNNAGIQKTASLSELDRTTWDRIIGVNLSAAFHTMRLALPGMAERGYGRVINTASVHGLVSSVRKAPYCAAKHGLVGLSKVAALEYAKAGNRASGGVTVNCICPGWTETELILPQIAERATALGVDRDAAIASLLSEKQPSQRLSDPGEIGNLALWLCSPLAHNVTGAAIPIDGGWTAQ from the coding sequence ATGAACGCCACCACTGATGCCACCAACAAGCTCGCCGGCAAGACCGCCCTGGTCACCGGCTCGACGCAGGGCATTGGCCTTGCCATCGCCCGCAGCCTCGCGAGTGCGAACATGCGCATCGCGGTGCATGGCCTGGCAACCCGCGAAGCCGGCGACGCCGTCGCCGCAGGCCTGAAGCGCGACGGCGCCGCAGATGCGCGTTTCTTCGAGGCCGATCTGCTCGACCCGGACCAGATCGCCGCGATGATGCGCGCGGTCGATGCATGGGGGCCGCTCGACGTGCTTGTGAACAATGCGGGCATCCAGAAGACGGCGTCGCTGAGCGAACTCGATCGCACGACCTGGGACAGGATCATCGGCGTCAATCTCAGCGCCGCCTTCCATACCATGCGCCTCGCCCTGCCCGGAATGGCCGAGCGCGGCTATGGCCGCGTGATCAACACTGCCTCGGTGCACGGGCTCGTCTCCTCGGTACGCAAGGCGCCGTACTGCGCCGCCAAGCACGGACTGGTCGGGCTGTCGAAGGTTGCCGCGCTCGAATATGCGAAGGCGGGCAACCGGGCGAGCGGCGGCGTCACGGTCAACTGCATCTGCCCCGGCTGGACCGAAACCGAACTGATCCTCCCGCAGATTGCCGAACGTGCCACGGCGCTGGGCGTCGATCGCGATGCCGCCATCGCCAGCCTGCTTTCGGAAAAGCAACCCAGCCAACGCTTGTCGGATCCCGGCGAGATCGGCAACCTCGCGCTGTGGCTGTGCAGCCCCCTGGCCCACAACGTCACCGGCGCCGCGATTCCGATCGACGGCGGATGGACTGCGCAGTAG
- a CDS encoding Transcriptional regulator, AcrR family has translation MSPNRRLAATTAHLLPGLKQSEASGRVLEAALKLFAERGYAGTSVRDVAAAAGVKAATIYAHYPSKEHILAELCRVGHEEQYRAVRTAVLASGGDPRDQIVAYVRAHVGFHTSYPMLAVVANSELHVLGEELGAVTFTLRRQSVELLEDIAKRGIDSGIFHVSSLWLAIAAIGGMGMRVAYWFSPEYNLSAREVADGYAEFALRLLAAEERKS, from the coding sequence ATGAGCCCCAACCGCCGACTTGCCGCCACCACCGCCCACCTGTTGCCGGGGCTGAAGCAGTCGGAAGCGTCCGGGCGGGTGCTGGAAGCGGCGTTGAAGCTGTTTGCCGAGCGCGGCTATGCGGGGACGTCGGTGCGCGACGTGGCCGCCGCGGCGGGCGTCAAGGCCGCCACGATCTACGCGCATTACCCGTCCAAGGAACACATCCTGGCCGAGTTGTGCCGGGTCGGACACGAGGAGCAATACCGCGCGGTGCGCACGGCGGTGCTTGCGAGCGGCGGCGATCCGCGCGACCAGATCGTCGCCTACGTGCGCGCGCACGTGGGGTTCCACACCAGCTATCCGATGCTGGCCGTGGTCGCCAATTCCGAACTGCATGTGCTGGGCGAGGAACTCGGCGCGGTGACCTTCACCTTGCGTCGTCAATCGGTGGAACTGCTGGAGGACATCGCCAAACGCGGGATCGACAGCGGCATCTTCCATGTGTCATCCCTGTGGTTGGCGATCGCCGCGATCGGCGGCATGGGCATGCGCGTCGCCTACTGGTTTTCGCCGGAATACAACCTCAGCGCCAGGGAGGTGGCCGACGGTTACGCCGAGTTCGCGCTGCGCTTGCTGGCGGCGGAAGAGCGGAAGTCATGA
- a CDS encoding TonB-dependent receptor, translating into MGQATAPLVSVDLATGKPKVLYMPTPWDFHAQTGLGPDKGQKLIQKGVAWNMDWRLNDNWDFKSITAYRKLAPSTYIDIDATPLQLGDVFVAVRQHQFSQEFQLQYSNHDNLHAVFGLYYLDEHLPSHQEAYANDFLTFLGFPVNFLRTVDDNLANKSYAGFGNATWSFGDGWSLSAGVRYTDEKKDYFRTTTAFFGPPLTAFDSTFAFTDSKSWSAVTPSLSLQKQINPQLMWYASANRGFKSGGFNGRANAPSDVSTFNPEFVWTYESGLKFRSADGRVQANGDVFYSDYKDFQARVSDITNPGSPIPNFGFPVLNAAKLTMYGAEFSGSMLVGASSALQAQIGYLNATYDKFIDPRVELDPSLAGLHAHVAFSPKWTARVAATHTFYLHDGAAITVGGDLSYRSTMWLSVDNRPGLMQPSYTLAGLFGVFDSADGHWQVRAGVRNLTDKTYKTDAQEFSSVANIQTAYFGWPRNYYVTARYNFF; encoded by the coding sequence ATGGGCCAGGCCACCGCGCCGCTGGTGAGCGTGGACCTCGCCACGGGCAAGCCCAAGGTGCTGTATATGCCCACCCCGTGGGATTTCCACGCGCAGACCGGGCTCGGGCCCGACAAAGGCCAGAAGCTGATCCAGAAGGGCGTCGCGTGGAACATGGACTGGCGCCTCAACGACAACTGGGATTTCAAGAGCATCACCGCGTACCGCAAGCTCGCTCCCTCCACCTACATCGACATCGATGCCACGCCGTTGCAACTCGGCGACGTGTTCGTGGCCGTCCGGCAACACCAGTTCAGCCAGGAGTTCCAGCTTCAGTACAGCAACCACGACAACCTGCACGCGGTGTTCGGCCTGTACTACCTCGATGAACACCTGCCCTCGCACCAGGAAGCCTACGCCAACGACTTCCTGACCTTCCTCGGCTTTCCCGTCAACTTCCTGCGCACCGTCGACGACAACCTCGCCAACAAGAGCTACGCCGGCTTCGGCAACGCCACCTGGAGCTTCGGCGACGGCTGGAGCCTCTCAGCCGGCGTGCGCTACACCGACGAGAAGAAGGATTACTTCCGCACCACCACCGCCTTCTTCGGGCCGCCGCTCACGGCGTTCGACAGCACCTTTGCCTTCACCGATTCGAAGTCGTGGTCGGCGGTCACGCCGTCGCTCTCGCTGCAGAAACAGATCAATCCGCAACTGATGTGGTACGCATCCGCCAACCGCGGCTTCAAGTCCGGCGGCTTCAACGGCCGCGCCAACGCTCCGTCCGACGTCAGCACCTTCAATCCGGAATTCGTGTGGACGTACGAGTCGGGCCTGAAATTCCGCAGCGCCGACGGGCGCGTGCAAGCCAACGGCGACGTGTTCTACAGCGACTACAAGGATTTCCAGGCACGCGTGTCGGACATCACCAACCCCGGCAGTCCGATCCCCAACTTCGGCTTCCCGGTGCTCAATGCGGCCAAGCTGACGATGTACGGCGCCGAGTTCTCCGGCTCGATGCTGGTCGGTGCGAGCAGCGCGCTGCAGGCCCAGATCGGCTATCTCAACGCCACGTACGACAAGTTCATCGATCCGCGCGTCGAGCTCGATCCGTCGCTGGCGGGCCTGCACGCGCACGTCGCGTTCTCGCCCAAGTGGACCGCGCGCGTGGCGGCCACCCACACCTTCTACCTGCACGATGGCGCGGCCATCACCGTGGGCGGCGATCTCTCGTATCGCAGCACGATGTGGCTGAGCGTGGACAACCGCCCCGGCCTGATGCAACCAAGCTACACGCTGGCGGGATTGTTCGGCGTGTTCGATTCGGCCGATGGCCACTGGCAGGTCCGCGCGGGCGTGCGCAACCTCACCGACAAGACCTACAAGACCGACGCGCAGGAGTTCTCCAGCGTCGCCAACATCCAGACCGCGTATTTCGGCTGGCCGCGGAACTACTACGTGACCGCGCGCTACAACTTCTTCTAG
- a CDS encoding Long-chain-fatty-acid--CoA ligase, translating to MNIALWLDRAARLWPERPALLLGEEVVADYAGFADRVARLAQRLQSEHGFAPGDRAALFLKNSPDYLTILYAVWYAGGVVVPINAKLHGREAAWIVANAEAKLLFAEPDAADELAGYCRDEGRVPAQIGPEPGDCAPLPVPVERTDNDLAWLFYTSGTTGRPKGVMLSHANLQAMALAYFADVDAVQSADAALYAAPLSHGAGMYNFMHVLRGARHVIPKSHGFDAAEIIGLAPILGSVHLWAAPTMVVRLLAAAKACGWHGDGLRTVVYGGGPMYLADIEAALDWFGNRFVQIYGQGECPMAITALSRERLAERAHPRWAARAASVGVAQSCVEVAVVDSDGHALPAGTTGEIVVRGAPVMQGYWRNDAATAAAIRDGWLWTGDMGAFDADGFLTLKDRSKDVIISGGTNIYPREVEEALLTHPALAEVAVVGTPDAEWGEKVVAFAVLRPGSVVTIEALDAHCCERIARFKRPKLYRFVPELRKNAYGKVLKTALREMLTQIDEEDKT from the coding sequence GTGAACATCGCGCTCTGGCTCGATCGTGCGGCGCGGCTGTGGCCCGAGCGGCCGGCCCTGCTGCTGGGCGAAGAAGTCGTCGCCGACTACGCCGGCTTCGCCGACCGCGTGGCGCGGCTGGCGCAGCGGCTGCAGTCCGAACACGGTTTTGCGCCGGGCGATCGCGCGGCGTTGTTCCTCAAGAACAGTCCCGATTACCTCACGATCCTCTACGCGGTCTGGTACGCCGGCGGCGTGGTCGTCCCGATCAATGCCAAGCTCCATGGCCGCGAGGCGGCGTGGATCGTGGCGAACGCGGAAGCGAAGCTGCTGTTCGCCGAACCCGATGCTGCGGACGAATTGGCGGGCTACTGCCGCGACGAGGGCCGTGTCCCCGCGCAGATCGGTCCCGAACCCGGTGACTGTGCACCGCTGCCCGTGCCGGTCGAGCGCACCGACAACGACCTCGCGTGGCTGTTCTACACCTCGGGCACCACCGGCCGGCCCAAGGGCGTGATGTTGAGCCACGCCAATCTGCAGGCGATGGCGCTGGCGTACTTCGCCGATGTCGATGCGGTGCAATCCGCCGATGCGGCGCTCTACGCCGCGCCGCTGTCGCACGGCGCCGGGATGTACAACTTCATGCACGTGCTGCGCGGCGCGCGTCACGTCATCCCGAAATCGCATGGATTCGACGCCGCCGAAATCATCGGTCTCGCGCCCATACTCGGCTCGGTGCATCTGTGGGCGGCCCCGACCATGGTGGTGCGGCTGCTGGCCGCGGCGAAGGCTTGCGGATGGCACGGCGACGGCTTGCGCACCGTGGTCTATGGCGGCGGACCGATGTACCTCGCCGACATCGAGGCCGCGCTCGACTGGTTCGGCAATCGCTTCGTGCAGATCTACGGCCAGGGCGAATGCCCGATGGCGATCACCGCGTTGTCGCGCGAACGGCTCGCCGAGCGCGCGCATCCGCGCTGGGCCGCGCGCGCCGCATCGGTGGGCGTGGCGCAATCGTGCGTCGAGGTCGCGGTGGTCGATTCCGACGGCCATGCGTTGCCGGCCGGGACCACGGGTGAAATCGTGGTGCGCGGAGCGCCCGTGATGCAGGGCTATTGGCGCAACGATGCGGCCACCGCGGCGGCGATTCGCGATGGCTGGCTGTGGACCGGCGACATGGGTGCGTTCGATGCCGACGGTTTCCTCACACTCAAGGACCGCTCGAAGGACGTGATCATTTCGGGCGGCACCAACATCTACCCGCGCGAGGTGGAAGAAGCGCTGCTGACGCATCCGGCGCTGGCCGAAGTCGCGGTGGTCGGCACGCCCGATGCCGAATGGGGCGAGAAGGTCGTGGCCTTCGCCGTGCTGCGGCCCGGAAGCGTCGTGACGATCGAGGCGCTTGACGCGCACTGTTGCGAGCGCATCGCCCGTTTCAAGCGGCCCAAGCTTTACCGTTTCGTGCCCGAGCTGCGGAAGAACGCCTACGGCAAGGTGCTCAAGACCGCGCTGCGCGAAATGCTCACGCAGATTGACGAGGAGGACAAGACATGA